Proteins from one Nilaparvata lugens isolate BPH chromosome 10, ASM1435652v1, whole genome shotgun sequence genomic window:
- the LOC120353234 gene encoding uncharacterized protein LOC120353234 — MERLYRKMFIATTGLYFAYIGRNAFNELLEGKNRAERKWPTPYIYWCPPGYDSFYIFVLLEILHIYVFSFMLAEAFCFMLSTCLATERVLADFQTIYMLIEDLSESFIERDIGFDMNSLQSNQEIDYDSRNMMRDLENYMTLLIQCHQKLNSNFKYCSEYSAFGSLAITFPISVDTVISIYTMMKATNVKIFVNFAVACFFINLIILFCYHNGQKIVNQNDILRQCLRDVPWIDKPQWFKTSLCIMMRRANIDTEMKPYNIVVLNHESYKNILKAAFSYGNIIYSVKSNK; from the exons ATGGAGAGGTTGTACCGGAAAATGTTCATTGCCACGACGGGGTTGTATTTTGCGTATATCGGTAGAAACGCATTCAACGAACTTCTGGAAGGGAAAAATAGAGCTGAAAGGAAATGGCCAACCCCCTACATTTACTGGTGCCCCCCCGGGTATGATTCGTTCTACATCTTCGTCCTCCTAGAAATTCTACACATCTATGTTTTCTCATTCATGTTGGCCGAGGCATTTTGTTTCATGCTTTCAACGTGTTTGGCTACCGAACGGGTTCTTGCCGATTTTCAAACCATCTACATGCTAATCGAAGATTTGTCTGAGAGTTTCATCGAGCGTGACATTGGATTCGATATGAATAGCTTGCAATCCAACCAGGAAATTGATTATGACAGTCGAAACATGATGAGAGATCTCGAGAATTATATGACTCTATTGATACAGTGTCATCAGAAACTCAACAG taaCTTCAAATACTGTTCAGAATACTCGGCATTTGGGAGTCTCGCAATAACATTTCCTATAAGCGTTGACACTGTTATCAGTATATATACTATGATGAAG GCAAccaatgtaaaaatatttgtgaaTTTTGCGGTAGCATGCTTCTTTATCAATTTGATAATACTTTTCTGCTATCATAATGGCCAGAAGATTGTCAATCAG AATGATATTTTGCGCCAGTGTCTAAGAGATGTGCCCTGGATAGACAAGCCACAATGGTTTAAGACCTCACTTTGCATCATGATGAGGCGAGCTAATATCGATACAGAGATGAAGCCTTACAATATAGTTGTGCTAAATCATGAGTCCTACAAAAAT ATACTGAAAGCAGCATTCTcatatggaaatataatttactCTGTAAAATCCAACAAATAA